In one Leptospira yasudae genomic region, the following are encoded:
- a CDS encoding c-di-GMP phosphodiesterase, translated as MDAQKDLQKFDFTEEIIQHFKINSVIPVDFYNKNGQILIHKKESANGEDITKLLKFESQGIYFLKSEFEKISGGKQNAGPNSVNGREVSFAKLVNSELTVDLAKNASTFLSELKKFPLNGSQVRHLNKSIDGILEDFKSTPDMENGLVNIIEVMSSAGVPMDSEMLTKRTVISMAMKVRAGKAFTKVDMEQKKMDQMNLMMSSYLADIGYTQMKIPVQKDLKTEEFEYIKNHPIISYLMVANLPDLDDNIKTLVLNHHRPHKGEGMNNNYPQPKTLVQKLNVYKDKYKDDPKRTVLVSDIQKQIRNILTNNLPMEDIGVISIAGEFASLTTRQEWREPFDPLVAMKLILNNSFFAYNEKTLRDFYDHIGLSLCNNQPFIREGDFVIVVTQDSNQKVFFEVCIIREMYRTQIRPMLERVGTIRPNFSNMGKLRISGFDLSSLKLDRRKAIFNLEKNQDPRRIVYILDPNMDARLYEELSKQTGEIPKETA; from the coding sequence ATGGATGCTCAAAAAGACTTACAGAAATTCGACTTCACGGAAGAAATCATTCAGCACTTTAAAATCAACAGCGTCATCCCGGTTGATTTTTACAATAAGAACGGCCAGATCCTAATTCATAAAAAAGAAAGCGCCAACGGCGAAGACATTACGAAATTATTAAAGTTCGAAAGCCAGGGGATTTACTTCCTCAAATCGGAATTCGAAAAAATTTCGGGCGGGAAACAAAACGCGGGTCCGAATTCGGTCAACGGGCGCGAGGTTAGTTTTGCGAAACTCGTAAACTCGGAATTGACCGTTGATCTTGCAAAGAACGCTTCGACCTTCCTATCCGAATTGAAGAAGTTTCCTTTAAACGGAAGTCAAGTCCGCCATCTCAACAAATCCATCGACGGTATATTAGAGGATTTTAAATCGACTCCCGATATGGAAAACGGACTGGTCAACATCATCGAAGTCATGAGCAGCGCTGGCGTTCCTATGGATTCCGAGATGCTCACCAAACGTACGGTGATTTCCATGGCGATGAAAGTACGAGCGGGAAAGGCTTTTACCAAAGTCGATATGGAACAGAAAAAGATGGATCAGATGAATCTGATGATGTCGTCCTATCTTGCCGATATCGGTTATACGCAGATGAAGATCCCGGTTCAGAAGGATCTTAAAACGGAAGAATTCGAATACATCAAAAACCATCCGATCATCAGCTATTTAATGGTCGCGAATCTTCCGGATTTGGACGACAACATCAAGACTCTCGTTCTAAACCACCATCGACCGCATAAAGGCGAGGGAATGAACAATAACTATCCTCAGCCGAAGACTCTCGTTCAAAAACTCAACGTTTATAAGGACAAATACAAGGACGATCCGAAGAGAACCGTTTTAGTAAGCGATATTCAAAAACAAATTCGGAATATTCTCACCAACAACCTGCCGATGGAGGACATAGGAGTGATTTCCATCGCGGGAGAATTCGCGTCCCTCACGACGAGACAGGAATGGAGAGAGCCGTTCGATCCGTTGGTTGCGATGAAGTTGATCTTGAATAACAGTTTTTTTGCATATAATGAAAAGACTCTGCGCGATTTTTACGATCATATCGGCCTTTCGCTCTGCAACAATCAGCCCTTCATCCGTGAAGGTGATTTCGTAATCGTGGTTACTCAGGATTCCAACCAAAAGGTCTTTTTCGAAGTTTGTATTATTCGTGAAATGTATCGGACGCAGATTCGTCCTATGCTGGAACGAGTCGGGACGATCCGGCCTAATTTCAGCAATATGGGTAAATTGAGAATTTCCGGTTTCGATCTGAGCTCGTTAAAGTTGGACCGCAGGAAAGCGATCTTCAATTTGGAGAAGAATCAAGATCCGAGAAGAATCGTCTATATCCTCGATCCGAATATGGACGCGCGTCTTTACGAAGAGTTATCCAAGCAAACCGGCGAAATTCCGAAAGAAACCGCATAA
- a CDS encoding 2Fe-2S iron-sulfur cluster-binding protein, translating to MVKIKIDGIEYEVDEKKNLISAAKDVGIDIPFFCYHPKLSIVGMCRMCLIEIEGVPRLQAACNTKVTEGLSIFTKNDRIKEAREGTMEFLLANHPLDCPVCDKAGECQLQDNAFQEGKGNSRFTLEKRNVPQEEIGTNLIINHNRCIVCYRCVRFEEEIVGESNLGLFERGYHSIIGLAKNEPIQHNFQGALADLCPTGALLNNKTLFKSRVWWYKNAESICHGCSTGCNVTTNVRDNKMYRYMPRIDEEKDMYFLCDKGRFDIDWLNENRLFAYYQNGKASESTVVLPAIADKIRQSNKIAVLGGAKESNENLKAILQSVESFGKSVIVEARVDAVQYKAPEQKDFLMTTDLRQNTKGAVDAGFVSSQGIESIRKSIESGEIDLVFVIQENRKEFLPTVSSNTTLVVLETNGTQDVADASYGVPIQTFAEQAGSFTNKNGLNQRFQKAMEPPKGLLSSGAVFQRLAELVKESADSRKEVGVGNR from the coding sequence ATGGTAAAAATCAAGATCGACGGAATCGAGTATGAGGTGGATGAAAAAAAGAACCTCATATCAGCGGCTAAAGATGTCGGAATCGATATTCCTTTCTTCTGTTATCACCCAAAACTTTCCATCGTAGGAATGTGCAGAATGTGCCTCATCGAAATCGAAGGGGTTCCTCGACTTCAGGCCGCCTGCAATACCAAGGTTACGGAAGGCCTCTCCATTTTCACGAAAAACGATCGAATCAAAGAGGCGCGCGAAGGAACGATGGAATTCCTTTTGGCAAATCACCCTCTGGATTGCCCCGTCTGCGATAAAGCCGGAGAATGCCAACTCCAAGACAACGCCTTCCAGGAAGGGAAAGGAAATTCCCGATTTACATTAGAAAAACGGAATGTTCCTCAGGAAGAAATCGGCACGAACTTAATCATCAATCATAATCGTTGTATCGTTTGTTACCGCTGCGTCCGTTTCGAAGAGGAGATCGTGGGAGAATCCAATCTCGGTCTTTTCGAAAGAGGCTATCATTCCATCATCGGACTTGCAAAGAACGAACCGATCCAACACAACTTTCAAGGAGCGCTTGCGGATCTTTGTCCGACCGGCGCGCTTCTCAATAACAAGACCTTATTCAAATCGAGAGTTTGGTGGTATAAAAACGCGGAATCGATCTGTCACGGATGCAGCACCGGTTGCAACGTCACCACGAACGTGCGAGACAATAAAATGTATCGTTATATGCCCCGCATCGACGAGGAGAAAGATATGTATTTCCTCTGCGACAAAGGACGTTTCGACATCGATTGGCTGAACGAAAACCGTCTATTCGCTTATTATCAAAACGGGAAGGCTTCCGAAAGTACGGTCGTATTGCCTGCGATCGCGGATAAAATCAGACAATCGAACAAAATTGCGGTTCTCGGCGGTGCCAAAGAATCCAACGAAAATCTGAAAGCGATCCTGCAAAGCGTGGAATCTTTCGGAAAATCGGTTATCGTAGAAGCGAGGGTCGATGCGGTTCAATACAAGGCGCCCGAACAAAAAGACTTTTTAATGACCACGGATTTACGGCAAAACACGAAAGGCGCGGTGGACGCGGGGTTCGTTTCTTCTCAAGGAATCGAATCGATCCGTAAATCGATCGAATCGGGAGAAATCGATTTGGTTTTCGTCATTCAGGAAAATCGGAAAGAATTCTTACCAACCGTTTCTTCCAACACGACGCTTGTGGTTTTGGAAACGAATGGAACGCAGGACGTAGCGGACGCTTCGTATGGAGTTCCGATTCAAACGTTTGCGGAGCAAGCCGGTTCGTTTACGAACAAGAACGGATTGAATCAACGTTTTCAAAAAGCGATGGAACCGCCGAAAGGTTTATTGAGTTCCGGCGCCGTTTTTCAAAGACTCGCGGAGTTGGTAAAAGAATCCGCGGATTCTCGCAAGGAGGTCGGCGTTGGGAACCGTTAA
- a CDS encoding NuoI/complex I 23 kDa subunit family protein, whose product MGTVNVVRVASRHKLSWYEKFYFYSIGKGLWITLKHFIKAAILRRAVTIEFPEKKRKYSTRFRGMHTMKRDEQGRERCTSCFCCMWICPADAIYIEAGEVTPEIQHLHPEDKYAKKFEIDLLRCIFCGMCEEACPKGAIYLDGPGEMATDNREDLILTKERMMQLVGGPIIGERK is encoded by the coding sequence TTGGGAACCGTTAACGTAGTACGCGTCGCGAGCCGTCATAAACTTTCCTGGTATGAAAAGTTTTATTTTTATTCGATCGGAAAGGGTCTTTGGATCACACTCAAACACTTTATCAAAGCCGCGATTTTAAGAAGAGCAGTGACGATCGAATTTCCGGAAAAGAAAAGAAAGTATTCCACGCGCTTTCGCGGAATGCACACGATGAAGCGCGACGAACAAGGCCGCGAAAGATGCACGAGCTGTTTTTGTTGTATGTGGATTTGTCCCGCGGATGCGATTTATATCGAAGCGGGAGAAGTTACTCCCGAGATTCAACATCTTCATCCGGAAGATAAATACGCGAAGAAGTTCGAGATCGATTTGTTGCGTTGTATTTTTTGCGGAATGTGCGAGGAAGCTTGTCCGAAGGGCGCGATCTACTTGGATGGCCCCGGTGAGATGGCGACCGATAACAGAGAGGACTTGATTCTTACCAAAGAAAGAATGATGCAGCTCGTAGGCGGGCCGATCATCGGCGAAAGAAAATAA
- a CDS encoding DUF3095 domain-containing protein, which yields MIETADKKQTLNTHNFYKYLPALSSFQEIIEPSNYFTVPDDWNLVITDVVNSTDAIRNGNYKDVNIAGGVTAMAVSNLMGDMDYPFLFGGDGMTLLLPDSVLPGVKDILFSIRELVKNNFGLKLRAGIVNVGELKRNGKELKLCKLKISDFYNQAILTGNALEAAERFVKNDDSTNPYIIPLGHKTKIKPDFTGFTCRWQDIPSHRGETVSFIIKTNSPTVAGDQELLKIILDKINVLLGNDSEIHPLKEEDIKVDFSGKYFDKEATVHAGNRKGFFHFLRMLKIKIEGFAVNLAINTQWKFGPKVNGMELRELRKSQVIASDFRKYDGTLKMVVACDSNSRELFLKFLEDLHREGKLFYGFHVSDRALMTCALHEGSVREVHFVDSADGGYALAAVQLKEQIKNSRS from the coding sequence ATGATCGAAACTGCGGATAAAAAACAAACTCTCAATACTCACAACTTTTACAAATATCTTCCTGCGCTGTCTTCCTTTCAGGAAATCATAGAACCTTCGAATTATTTCACCGTTCCCGACGATTGGAATCTTGTGATCACCGATGTCGTGAATTCCACCGATGCGATCCGCAACGGAAACTACAAGGACGTAAACATTGCGGGCGGCGTTACGGCAATGGCGGTTTCGAATCTGATGGGGGATATGGATTATCCGTTTTTATTCGGAGGGGACGGAATGACTCTTCTTCTTCCGGATAGCGTTCTTCCGGGGGTAAAAGATATTCTTTTTTCGATCCGTGAGTTGGTTAAAAACAATTTCGGATTAAAACTCAGAGCCGGAATCGTAAACGTAGGCGAGTTAAAAAGAAACGGAAAAGAATTAAAACTTTGTAAACTAAAGATCTCCGATTTTTACAATCAGGCGATCTTGACCGGAAACGCATTGGAAGCCGCCGAACGTTTCGTAAAGAACGACGATTCCACGAATCCTTATATCATTCCTCTCGGTCATAAAACGAAAATCAAACCGGACTTTACGGGTTTCACATGCCGTTGGCAGGATATTCCTAGCCACAGAGGGGAAACGGTTTCCTTCATCATTAAAACGAATTCACCCACGGTTGCGGGCGATCAGGAATTGTTGAAAATCATATTAGATAAAATAAATGTTCTTTTGGGGAACGACTCGGAGATTCATCCTTTAAAGGAAGAGGACATCAAGGTGGACTTTTCCGGAAAGTATTTTGATAAGGAAGCGACGGTTCACGCCGGAAACCGGAAAGGCTTTTTCCATTTCTTAAGAATGCTGAAGATTAAGATCGAAGGATTTGCGGTGAACCTCGCTATCAACACGCAATGGAAGTTCGGTCCGAAAGTCAACGGAATGGAACTAAGAGAATTAAGAAAATCGCAAGTGATTGCGTCCGATTTCCGCAAATACGACGGAACCTTGAAGATGGTGGTCGCATGCGATTCGAATTCCAGAGAATTATTTTTGAAATTTTTGGAAGATCTGCATCGGGAAGGAAAACTATTCTACGGGTTTCACGTTTCGGATCGTGCATTGATGACCTGCGCTTTACACGAAGGATCGGTTCGAGAAGTGCATTTCGTAGATTCGGCGGACGGAGGTTACGCTCTTGCCGCCGTTCAACTCAAAGAGCAGATCAAAAATTCAAGAAGCTGA
- a CDS encoding SET domain-containing protein, which translates to MLLVPTYIDNSPIGGFGLFAGRDIQKGELIWKYHPKTVWVLTDQELNSLPPSVQEMFRTYSYQTNGNWYYCSDNSKFMNHSDDPNTKEDFTGDETNPMGQDSATRLILKGEELTCNYKLFDDNWTIKLGSAS; encoded by the coding sequence ATGCTCTTAGTTCCCACATACATCGACAATTCTCCGATCGGAGGCTTCGGTCTCTTTGCCGGACGTGATATTCAAAAAGGAGAATTGATTTGGAAATATCATCCGAAGACGGTCTGGGTTCTAACCGATCAAGAGCTGAATTCTCTTCCTCCTTCCGTTCAAGAAATGTTCCGCACGTATTCGTATCAAACGAACGGCAATTGGTATTATTGTTCCGATAATTCGAAGTTTATGAACCACAGCGACGATCCGAATACGAAAGAGGATTTTACGGGCGATGAAACGAACCCGATGGGACAGGACAGCGCGACTCGATTGATTCTCAAAGGAGAAGAGCTGACCTGCAATTACAAACTCTTCGACGATAACTGGACGATCAAACTCGGATCAGCTTCTTGA
- the aroC gene encoding chorismate synthase — protein sequence MPSSWGKVFKVSTFGESHGESVGVVVEGVPAGIPIRLEEIQKDLNRRRPGQSDLTTPRDETDTVRVVSGVFEGKTIGSPIALIVDNKNTISKDYENLRTTFRPSHADYTYQVKYGFRAHVGGGRSSVRETIGRVAAAAIARMILKDDLGIETVAWVDSIGTVQSKIGEKYPKSREEVDQNEVRCPDAASADEMRSLILKMKEAGDSVGGTIKCVSYNLPPGLGDPVYDKLDGDLAKAILSIPACKGFEVGSGFSGTLLTGSSHNDEFYVEEKTGRVRTKTNNSGGLQGGISNGEELVIRAAFKPTSTIFKKQNTVTLKGEETTLEAKGRHDPCVLPRAVPIIEAVVNLVLVDAYLYQRAINPLWFQKWAQVPDYYKDLEL from the coding sequence ATGCCTTCCAGTTGGGGAAAAGTTTTTAAAGTCAGCACGTTTGGAGAATCCCACGGTGAATCCGTCGGGGTCGTCGTTGAAGGAGTTCCTGCGGGAATTCCCATTCGCTTAGAAGAAATTCAAAAAGATCTAAACCGAAGAAGACCGGGCCAAAGCGATCTTACAACTCCTCGAGACGAAACCGATACGGTTCGAGTCGTATCGGGGGTTTTTGAAGGAAAAACGATCGGTTCTCCGATCGCCTTGATCGTGGACAACAAAAACACGATCTCCAAAGATTACGAAAATTTACGAACTACATTCCGACCTTCTCATGCGGATTACACCTATCAGGTGAAATACGGTTTTCGCGCTCACGTGGGCGGCGGTCGTTCTTCCGTCCGCGAAACGATCGGTCGTGTCGCAGCAGCCGCGATCGCAAGAATGATACTCAAAGACGATTTAGGAATCGAAACGGTAGCCTGGGTGGATTCCATCGGCACGGTTCAATCCAAGATAGGAGAAAAATATCCCAAGTCCAGGGAAGAAGTCGATCAAAACGAAGTACGTTGTCCGGACGCGGCCAGCGCCGACGAAATGCGTTCTTTAATTCTCAAGATGAAAGAAGCCGGGGACAGCGTCGGAGGAACGATCAAGTGCGTGTCTTACAACCTTCCTCCCGGTCTGGGCGATCCCGTTTATGACAAATTAGACGGAGATCTCGCAAAGGCGATTCTTTCCATTCCTGCTTGCAAAGGTTTTGAAGTCGGTTCCGGATTTTCGGGAACCCTTTTGACCGGAAGCTCGCATAACGATGAATTCTACGTGGAGGAAAAAACCGGAAGAGTGAGAACCAAGACGAACAACTCCGGCGGTCTTCAGGGCGGAATTTCAAACGGAGAAGAACTCGTTATCCGAGCGGCGTTCAAACCTACTTCTACGATTTTTAAAAAACAGAATACGGTAACTCTGAAAGGAGAGGAAACCACTCTGGAAGCAAAGGGCCGTCACGATCCTTGCGTTCTTCCGAGAGCGGTTCCAATCATCGAGGCTGTGGTCAACTTGGTTTTGGTCGATGCGTATCTCTATCAAAGAGCGATCAACCCTTTGTGGTTTCAGAAGTGGGCGCAAGTTCCCGATTATTACAAGGACTTAGAGCTTTAA
- a CDS encoding c-di-GMP phosphodiesterase gives MNSNMSNSSHTVNRDLLEKFEFNSDVIKSFISQSEIPVDFYNKNGQILIHKKSDASEEDVTRLQKFESQGIYFLISEKDKFAKPKNPDSVHGREVSFTKLVNSDLTVALAREASDLLEELKHYPLTNHNIRLVQKGIDDILVDFKASSDMELGLVNVIEVMRQAGIKADSEMMTKRTVISMAMKLRGMKALSKTDNDIQKTKQLNVMLASFMVDIGKSRMKLPNHPDLRPEEFDYIKNHPIISYLMIGNLNGIDSDVKAAVLNSHRTFRGEGLNNNYPSSNVILRRLTEYLQKYKDDKSKQILIEDIQKQIHHILSNSYTDEDPGIISISGEFASLSSDQDWRPAYDALTSMKLILNNSFFSYNEKIVRDFFDLMALSLCENRSVLNPGDYIIVVSMDSQKKVHFETCVIKEIFRHQTRPLLERIGTIRPIITNKGKIKIEGYDPQSFRQDKRKAVFDLNNSMDPRRVIYIIDPELEPNLYEKVDQSFRGTAPRSVA, from the coding sequence ATGAATTCTAATATGAGTAATAGCTCACATACTGTAAATCGGGACCTTCTGGAAAAATTCGAATTCAACTCGGACGTGATTAAAAGTTTCATCAGTCAAAGCGAGATCCCCGTGGACTTTTACAACAAGAACGGTCAGATCTTGATCCATAAAAAATCGGACGCATCCGAAGAGGATGTAACGAGACTTCAGAAATTCGAAAGCCAAGGGATCTATTTTTTGATTTCGGAAAAGGATAAGTTTGCAAAACCGAAAAATCCCGACTCCGTTCACGGCCGCGAAGTTTCGTTTACGAAACTCGTAAACTCCGATCTTACGGTGGCTCTCGCTCGAGAAGCTTCCGATCTTTTGGAAGAACTCAAACATTATCCATTAACAAACCATAATATTCGTTTGGTTCAAAAGGGTATCGACGATATTCTCGTGGACTTTAAGGCGAGTTCGGATATGGAACTCGGTCTTGTGAACGTTATCGAAGTGATGCGGCAAGCGGGTATTAAAGCGGATTCCGAAATGATGACCAAACGAACCGTGATTTCGATGGCTATGAAACTCAGAGGGATGAAGGCGCTCAGCAAAACCGATAACGATATCCAAAAAACGAAACAGTTAAACGTTATGCTCGCTTCCTTTATGGTGGATATCGGAAAATCCAGAATGAAACTTCCGAATCATCCCGATCTTCGTCCCGAAGAATTCGATTATATCAAAAATCATCCGATTATCAGCTATTTGATGATCGGAAATCTCAACGGAATCGATTCGGACGTCAAGGCCGCCGTTCTCAACAGCCACAGAACGTTCCGGGGAGAAGGTCTAAACAACAATTATCCTTCTTCCAACGTGATTCTCCGGAGGCTGACCGAATACCTCCAGAAATACAAAGACGATAAGTCGAAACAGATTCTTATCGAAGACATTCAAAAACAGATTCACCATATTCTCAGCAACTCGTATACGGACGAGGATCCAGGAATCATTTCCATTTCCGGAGAATTCGCTTCGCTCAGTTCGGATCAGGATTGGCGTCCGGCGTACGACGCTCTTACTTCCATGAAGTTGATTTTGAACAACAGCTTTTTCTCATATAACGAAAAGATCGTACGGGACTTTTTCGATTTGATGGCGCTGAGCCTTTGTGAAAACCGAAGCGTTCTCAACCCGGGCGATTATATCATCGTCGTTTCGATGGATTCTCAAAAAAAGGTTCACTTTGAAACGTGCGTGATTAAGGAAATTTTCAGACATCAGACGAGACCGCTTCTCGAAAGAATCGGAACGATTCGCCCGATCATCACGAATAAAGGTAAAATCAAAATCGAAGGTTACGATCCGCAATCCTTCCGCCAAGACAAACGAAAAGCGGTGTTCGATTTGAACAACAGCATGGACCCGAGAAGAGTGATCTATATCATCGATCCGGAATTGGAACCGAACCTCTATGAAAAAGTGGATCAGAGTTTCCGGGGAACGGCGCCGCGTTCTGTCGCTTAA
- a CDS encoding ABC transporter ATP-binding protein: MKRPLEYNPELIQKSDPLPLEKEKGSAKKWKAPNPKKEKPSSETEGAPGLLIFGLFRFVKKYKGRIFVIIGLLCFEIGFYASIPFSFKYLIDEALINRNQSALYWIGAYLAIGTITFAILGTVRDYLYNWASARIIQDLRLQMYEHLDRLSLDFFSNNKLGDILSRFFNDLASLEHALLAFIPWGLGPLLEAIFGTILLFLLDWKLALIALLIWPISFLGPGFLSRKSTEISYTRKLEEAQVLSLVEESISAQNLIRAYDLGDYFFTRFKNNCEKLFQVSLRLGLTNSYLERSAGSGILLLQGILLLVGTTFAYHNALSIGTLAAFLPPFLNLSYSLLYLSQYLPALNHASGSAKRILELLRAPVFESDPEESSIPELKEAIHFENVHFRYKGRSKNLSDISLTIPKGSYTAIVGGSGVGKSTFIKLLLGMVQPNEGRILFDGTDLNSLSRSSVRSLVGVVFQETFLFNTTIFENIRIGKPSATLEEVIEAAKRAEIHEMILSLPMGYETNAGDRGTKLSGGERQRIAIARAFLRNPQILLLDEATSSLDPVTEARIMKTLSLLREGRTVISVTHRLSTIREADQVFQMRNGKLERFSVPEPEQQAMVL; the protein is encoded by the coding sequence ATGAAAAGACCCCTCGAGTACAACCCGGAACTGATCCAAAAGTCCGATCCTTTGCCCCTGGAAAAGGAGAAGGGCTCGGCTAAAAAATGGAAGGCTCCGAATCCGAAAAAGGAAAAACCTAGTTCGGAAACGGAAGGCGCTCCGGGCCTTCTCATATTCGGTCTATTCCGTTTTGTTAAGAAGTACAAGGGAAGAATTTTCGTTATCATCGGACTTCTTTGTTTCGAAATCGGATTTTATGCGAGTATCCCTTTCAGTTTTAAATATCTGATCGACGAAGCTCTGATCAATCGAAATCAAAGCGCACTCTATTGGATCGGCGCATATCTCGCGATCGGAACGATCACCTTCGCTATTCTCGGAACCGTACGCGATTATCTTTATAACTGGGCTTCCGCGAGAATCATCCAAGACCTTCGTTTACAGATGTACGAACATTTGGATCGGTTGAGTTTGGATTTTTTCTCGAATAATAAACTGGGAGATATTCTTTCCCGATTTTTCAACGACCTTGCCTCTTTGGAACACGCGCTTCTTGCGTTTATACCTTGGGGACTCGGGCCTTTGCTGGAAGCGATCTTCGGAACCATTCTTCTTTTTCTTTTGGATTGGAAGTTGGCGCTCATTGCGTTGTTGATTTGGCCGATCAGCTTTTTAGGTCCCGGATTCTTATCCAGAAAATCGACCGAGATCAGCTACACTAGAAAATTAGAAGAAGCGCAAGTACTCAGTTTGGTGGAAGAATCCATCTCCGCGCAAAACCTGATCCGCGCATACGACCTCGGGGATTATTTCTTCACTCGGTTTAAGAACAACTGCGAGAAGTTATTTCAAGTTTCTTTGCGACTCGGTTTGACGAATTCGTATTTGGAACGATCCGCCGGTTCGGGAATTCTTTTGCTACAGGGAATTCTGTTGCTCGTGGGAACAACATTCGCATATCATAATGCGCTTAGCATCGGGACCTTGGCTGCGTTTTTACCGCCTTTCCTGAATTTGAGTTATTCTTTATTGTATCTTTCGCAATATCTTCCCGCGTTGAACCACGCGAGCGGTTCGGCAAAACGAATCTTAGAATTGCTGCGCGCTCCCGTATTCGAATCCGACCCGGAAGAATCTTCGATTCCCGAATTGAAGGAAGCGATCCATTTCGAGAATGTTCATTTCCGTTACAAAGGACGCTCTAAGAATTTAAGCGATATTTCTCTTACGATTCCGAAGGGAAGTTATACCGCAATCGTGGGCGGTTCCGGCGTGGGAAAGAGCACGTTCATCAAACTTCTTTTGGGAATGGTCCAGCCGAATGAAGGAAGAATTTTGTTCGACGGAACGGATTTGAATTCTTTGTCCAGAAGTTCGGTTCGATCGCTTGTGGGAGTCGTGTTCCAAGAAACGTTTCTTTTTAATACGACCATCTTCGAGAACATCCGTATCGGTAAACCGAGCGCGACATTGGAAGAAGTGATCGAAGCCGCCAAACGGGCGGAGATCCATGAGATGATTCTTTCCCTGCCGATGGGTTACGAAACGAACGCGGGTGATCGCGGCACCAAGCTTTCCGGCGGAGAAAGACAAAGAATCGCGATCGCAAGGGCGTTCCTTAGAAATCCGCAGATTCTTCTTTTGGATGAAGCTACTTCCTCCTTGGATCCGGTCACCGAAGCGAGAATCATGAAAACTCTTTCGCTGTTGCGCGAGGGAAGAACCGTGATTTCCGTTACGCACAGACTTTCCACGATTCGAGAAGCGGATCAAGTCTTTCAAATGCGCAACGGTAAGCTGGAAAGATTTTCCGTTCCCGAGCCGGAACAACAAGCGATGGTTCTCTAA
- a CDS encoding ACT domain-containing protein has translation MVHFHYKENDGLYTVTLKTSETAPGTLHKMVKTMFFMGWEIVSGDIETIEENGQLFSYDVFTLKSDETDSKIKASKLGILMSSVFTEDSALEEIIHHSSEIDLRNTYHLSADSKLEFEDIESGTKTKFTLEAPDRKGLLYFVTGVLKENGINIHSATIRTDRTGNRALDTFILTDAKGAGFAGSSLEDRISRNILEISLNSSWK, from the coding sequence ATGGTTCATTTTCACTATAAAGAGAACGACGGGCTTTACACGGTTACTTTGAAAACGTCCGAAACGGCTCCCGGTACTCTTCACAAAATGGTGAAAACGATGTTCTTCATGGGATGGGAAATCGTTTCGGGGGATATCGAGACGATCGAAGAAAACGGTCAACTTTTCAGTTACGACGTTTTTACGTTAAAGTCGGACGAAACCGATTCTAAAATTAAGGCTTCCAAACTGGGGATTTTGATGTCCTCGGTTTTTACGGAAGATTCCGCTTTGGAAGAAATCATTCATCATTCGAGCGAGATCGATCTTAGAAATACGTATCATCTCAGCGCGGATTCTAAACTGGAATTTGAAGATATCGAATCCGGAACGAAAACGAAATTCACGCTCGAAGCTCCGGACCGGAAAGGCCTTCTCTATTTTGTGACCGGAGTTCTCAAAGAAAACGGAATTAACATTCATTCCGCAACAATTCGGACGGATCGTACCGGAAATCGTGCGTTGGACACGTTTATACTAACGGATGCAAAAGGAGCCGGCTTTGCCGGTTCTTCTTTGGAAGATCGCATAAGCAGAAATATACTCGAAATCAGTTTGAATTCTTCCTGGAAATAA